In Bacillota bacterium, the following proteins share a genomic window:
- a CDS encoding amidohydrolase: MIIDTHVHMTDGKFRNGDLPGLTVEETLELMDESKVEKIWVSPTSGLYGIGEYREANQALHDFCKRNEKRFIGFFTVNPNYGCKTLDEIKRCVEIYGFKGLKLHTWLQGCPITHPSISLITEECIKHNLPILFHDGSPPYASTLQVANLAFRYPEATIILGHSGLIETYDNAIHAANKYKNIYLSLCGPSIFQLQKIIDRVSNDKIMFGSDFGFGKSMYPLKNRLDMFNYVTMDDETKERLFYKNAEKLIS, translated from the coding sequence ATGATTATAGATACTCACGTACACATGACAGATGGAAAATTCAGGAATGGAGATCTGCCAGGCCTTACAGTAGAAGAAACCCTTGAATTAATGGATGAAAGTAAAGTAGAAAAGATATGGGTAAGTCCCACCAGTGGCCTTTATGGAATTGGGGAGTATAGAGAGGCTAACCAGGCCTTACATGACTTTTGCAAAAGGAATGAAAAAAGGTTTATAGGCTTTTTTACCGTAAACCCTAATTATGGTTGCAAAACCCTGGACGAAATAAAAAGGTGCGTGGAAATTTACGGCTTTAAAGGCTTAAAACTTCATACTTGGCTTCAAGGATGTCCTATTACGCACCCATCGATATCACTTATTACTGAAGAATGCATAAAACATAACCTACCTATACTATTTCACGACGGCAGTCCCCCTTACGCATCAACACTGCAGGTGGCCAACCTGGCCTTCAGATACCCTGAAGCAACTATTATACTTGGCCATTCAGGCCTGATAGAAACTTATGATAATGCCATACACGCTGCAAACAAATATAAAAATATATATTTATCGCTTTGTGGTCCATCGATATTTCAGCTTCAAAAAATAATAGACCGGGTAAGCAATGACAAAATAATGTTCGGATCGGATTTTGGCTTTGGTAAAAGCATGTATCCGCTGAAAAACAGGCTGGATATGTTCAATTATGTTACTATGGATGATGAAACAAAAGAAAGGTTGTTTTATAAGAATGCTGAGAAATTGATATCATAA
- a CDS encoding amidohydrolase family protein: protein MKKIDAHVHVGKGFEKALDPEKLIELMDQNEVEKCVIVPIEQYIAVYNEEGNRYILDLVNKYPDRFIGFASVNPWYLDKAVEILKKYLDKGLRGLKLNPKLQGFILNSDLVKPLIKVVEEYMVPVYFHTGTMVTSEPFQLAELADDFPKVNFIMGHSGNTDFWTDTAYAAKSRENIYLDTSHNLSSAILGLIQAAGEDRVIFGSNMPRSHQTHEIKKILELKLPEQVQEKIFYKNIIKILRN, encoded by the coding sequence ATGAAAAAAATAGATGCCCATGTACATGTAGGTAAAGGCTTTGAAAAAGCGCTTGACCCTGAAAAACTGATTGAGCTGATGGACCAAAATGAGGTCGAAAAGTGCGTTATTGTACCTATAGAGCAGTATATAGCTGTATATAATGAAGAAGGAAATAGGTATATACTGGATCTAGTTAATAAGTATCCGGACAGATTTATTGGTTTTGCTTCAGTTAACCCGTGGTATCTTGATAAGGCTGTTGAAATATTAAAAAAATATCTTGATAAAGGATTGCGCGGGTTGAAACTAAACCCCAAATTACAGGGGTTCATACTGAATAGTGACCTTGTTAAACCTTTAATAAAGGTAGTTGAAGAATATATGGTGCCTGTATATTTTCATACAGGCACCATGGTTACTTCCGAACCTTTCCAGCTTGCTGAGCTGGCAGATGATTTCCCCAAAGTTAATTTTATTATGGGCCATTCAGGGAACACCGATTTCTGGACAGACACAGCCTATGCAGCTAAATCCCGGGAAAATATTTACCTTGATACCTCACATAATTTATCCAGTGCAATACTGGGGCTAATTCAAGCTGCCGGCGAAGACCGGGTAATATTCGGTTCAAATATGCCCAGATCCCATCAGACTCATGAAATTAAGAAGATTCTGGAACTTAAGCTACCGGAGCAAGTACAGGAGAAGATTTTCTATAAAAATATTATAAAAATATTAAGGAACTGA